One genomic segment of Kiritimatiella glycovorans includes these proteins:
- a CDS encoding NifB/NifX family molybdenum-iron cluster-binding protein gives MKVAVTARGPGLDDAVDPRFGRCPYFVIVETDTMTAETVENPNAALGGGAGIQSAQAMADQGARAVLTGNCGPNAHRTLQAAEIEVFVGASGTVREAVESYRNGTLNAATSPNVGSHFGSGGGGGMGRGRGRGGM, from the coding sequence ATGAAAGTAGCCGTTACCGCCAGAGGACCGGGACTCGACGACGCCGTCGATCCCCGCTTCGGACGCTGTCCGTATTTTGTAATCGTCGAGACGGACACCATGACCGCTGAGACCGTCGAAAACCCGAACGCCGCACTGGGCGGCGGCGCGGGCATCCAGTCGGCGCAGGCCATGGCGGACCAAGGTGCCCGCGCGGTGCTCACGGGCAATTGCGGCCCGAACGCGCACCGCACCCTGCAGGCCGCAGAGATCGAGGTCTTTGTCGGCGCGAGCGGGACCGTGCGCGAGGCCGTCGAGTCGTACAGGAACGGGACGCTCAACGCAGCCACCTCGCCGAACGTCGGCAGCCACTTCGGCTCCGGAGGCGGGGGCGGCATGGGCCGGGGACGCGGCCGCGGCGGCATGTGA
- a CDS encoding PLP-dependent transferase: protein MGANHYGDPLTPYGNRPMVTPIVHCPLTTMLYMPEERRNGFGVERNTVRLSAGIEDTALLLEDLDQALDAI from the coding sequence ATGGGAGCCAATCATTACGGCGATCCGCTGACCCCCTACGGGAATCGTCCGATGGTCACGCCGATCGTTCACTGCCCCCTCACGACCATGCTCTACATGCCCGAGGAGCGGCGGAACGGCTTCGGCGTCGAACGCAACACCGTGCGCCTCTCGGCCGGGATCGAGGATACGGCTCTTCTGCTGGAAGACCTGGACCAGGCGCTGGATGCGATCTGA
- a CDS encoding bifunctional ADP-dependent NAD(P)H-hydrate dehydratase/NAD(P)H-hydrate epimerase, translating to MKIVNTATMKELDRRTIEEAGVSGEELMERAGTGIARVAEEWRILGGLSAMSARLLAGGGNNGGDAFVAARVLRGMDWEVEVWATRPAGDYGGETAAHLRRMLDAGVPLRELTREEDWDEAERTAEPVDLLIDGLLGTGTKGAARGLPARAIRYLNAQRRTTMVLAIDIPSGMNGDTGEAEGVAVVADLTVTMALPKAGLLRPRAAAHTGRLDVVDIGIPASYVDEAAGEEGLEFVGREDIASVFPPPRPRAAQKGDFGKLLLVGGAVGMSGALVMAGRAALRGGAGLVTLRVPPEAYTAAAAAAPELMIHPSPEGGDWGLGLYDVLLIGPGLGRSEESRLQVHHLLAERTGTAVVDADALHVLAGEPERIDGTRAATVITPHPGEAAKLLGCAPADIQQDRRAAARELAGRSGAVCILKGAGTLIARPDGALAVNMNGNPGMATGGSGDVLAGLLAALLGQGLDPWDAARAGVFLHGRAGDLAAAGQGEISATAPDLIEELPAALREFTPR from the coding sequence ATGAAAATCGTAAACACCGCCACCATGAAGGAACTCGACCGCCGGACCATCGAGGAGGCGGGCGTTTCCGGAGAGGAACTCATGGAACGGGCGGGAACGGGTATCGCGCGCGTCGCGGAGGAGTGGCGTATCCTCGGCGGCCTCTCCGCCATGAGCGCCCGGCTGCTGGCCGGCGGCGGCAACAACGGGGGCGATGCCTTCGTCGCCGCGCGAGTGTTGCGGGGAATGGACTGGGAGGTCGAGGTCTGGGCCACCAGACCCGCGGGCGACTACGGCGGTGAGACGGCCGCCCACCTCCGGCGGATGCTCGACGCCGGCGTCCCGCTGCGGGAACTGACCCGCGAGGAGGACTGGGACGAGGCGGAACGAACGGCGGAACCGGTCGATCTGCTGATCGACGGATTGCTGGGGACAGGCACTAAAGGCGCGGCGCGCGGACTCCCCGCCCGCGCGATCCGCTACCTCAACGCGCAGCGCCGCACCACCATGGTCCTCGCCATCGACATCCCCTCCGGCATGAACGGCGATACGGGGGAGGCGGAGGGCGTCGCCGTGGTCGCGGACCTCACCGTGACCATGGCCCTGCCCAAGGCGGGGCTTCTGCGTCCGCGGGCGGCGGCGCACACGGGCCGGCTCGACGTGGTCGATATCGGCATCCCCGCGTCGTATGTCGACGAGGCCGCGGGCGAGGAGGGTCTGGAATTTGTCGGGCGCGAAGATATCGCGTCCGTGTTTCCCCCGCCCCGGCCGCGGGCGGCCCAGAAGGGGGATTTCGGTAAGCTGCTGCTGGTCGGGGGCGCGGTGGGCATGAGCGGGGCGCTGGTGATGGCCGGACGCGCGGCGCTGCGCGGCGGGGCGGGGCTCGTCACGCTGCGCGTGCCGCCGGAGGCCTACACGGCCGCCGCAGCCGCGGCGCCGGAATTGATGATTCATCCCTCTCCCGAAGGCGGCGACTGGGGGCTGGGCCTCTACGACGTGCTGCTGATCGGTCCCGGGCTGGGTCGGTCCGAAGAATCCCGGCTGCAGGTTCATCACCTGCTCGCGGAGCGGACGGGGACGGCCGTGGTCGATGCCGACGCGCTTCACGTCCTGGCCGGCGAGCCGGAGCGCATCGACGGGACCCGCGCGGCGACCGTGATCACCCCCCACCCCGGCGAGGCCGCGAAGCTGCTCGGATGCGCGCCGGCTGACATCCAGCAGGACCGCCGCGCCGCCGCGCGCGAGCTGGCCGGACGCAGCGGGGCGGTGTGCATTCTCAAGGGCGCCGGCACCCTCATCGCGCGCCCCGACGGCGCCCTGGCCGTGAACATGAACGGCAATCCCGGCATGGCGACGGGCGGGAGCGGCGACGTGCTGGCCGGTCTGCTCGCGGCGCTGCTCGGACAGGGACTCGACCCCTGGGACGCCGCGCGCGCGGGGGTTTTTCTCCACGGCCGGGCGGGAGATCTCGCGGCGGCCGGACAGGGCGAGATCTCCGCGACTGCCCCGGACCTGATCGAGGAACTCCCCGCCGCACTGCGCGAGTTCACGCCGAGGTGA
- a CDS encoding pyridoxamine 5'-phosphate oxidase family protein — MGMMETLEERWNRHEGPAVFSTVDPDGTPNAIYVGELRLDAGRGFVIADHYFDKTRRNIDGGSRGSLLFIDGDGKAFQAKGSLSYHTEGPVFHEMKGWQNPKHPGNAAVVLEVEELYSGAEKLAGVS, encoded by the coding sequence ATGGGCATGATGGAAACGCTGGAGGAGCGCTGGAATCGTCACGAAGGGCCGGCGGTGTTCAGCACCGTCGATCCCGACGGGACGCCGAATGCGATTTACGTGGGCGAACTGCGCCTGGACGCAGGGCGCGGATTCGTGATCGCGGATCATTACTTCGACAAGACCCGCCGGAACATCGACGGGGGGAGCCGGGGGTCGCTCCTATTTATCGATGGCGACGGAAAAGCCTTTCAGGCGAAGGGCTCGCTGAGTTATCACACCGAAGGGCCGGTATTCCACGAGATGAAGGGCTGGCAGAACCCGAAACATCCGGGCAATGCCGCCGTCGTACTGGAGGTTGAGGAACTCTATTCGGGCGCCGAGAAACTCGCCGGCGTTTCGTAG
- a CDS encoding transposase, giving the protein MSDNSVLEALGQVEPSAAGDVFRDWLRGEMRTLIADILAEEVTELCGPAYKPAGDRGCRRAGGTRVGLRIDGIDEEIRKPRVRRHEADTSKEVRLKSYDAVNRADDLRGRILRATAAGVSSRDQKTLYPDSAPGRSRVSRAWIVEGRQRIQKLRDRDLKSERFFCMLLDGIVLSEDLSAIVGLGITLDGRKVMLDFEIGAQESTEVCDALLDRSSSHYGRIPTADGVAAVPPESISDAFSGTGRVGCHPDRKG; this is encoded by the coding sequence ATGAGTGACAATAGCGTCCTTGAAGCCCTTGGACAAGTTGAACCGTCTGCAGCAGGAGATGTTTTCCGTGACTGGCTGCGTGGTGAAATGCGAACCCTGATCGCCGATATTCTGGCTGAAGAGGTCACAGAACTGTGTGGTCCGGCCTACAAGCCGGCAGGAGACAGAGGCTGCCGACGTGCCGGCGGAACCCGCGTAGGACTTCGAATTGACGGTATTGATGAGGAGATCCGCAAGCCGCGTGTACGTCGCCATGAGGCAGACACATCGAAGGAGGTCAGGCTTAAAAGTTACGACGCGGTCAACAGGGCCGACGACCTTCGTGGCCGTATCTTGCGTGCCACAGCTGCCGGAGTCAGTTCACGTGATCAGAAAACCTTGTATCCCGATTCAGCGCCCGGACGCAGCAGGGTTTCCCGCGCCTGGATTGTCGAGGGCCGACAGCGCATACAGAAGCTCCGTGACCGCGACCTGAAGTCCGAGAGGTTCTTCTGCATGCTGCTGGACGGCATTGTACTGTCCGAGGATCTCAGCGCCATTGTGGGGCTGGGCATTACGCTGGACGGCCGCAAAGTTATGCTGGATTTTGAAATAGGCGCACAGGAATCGACAGAAGTGTGTGACGCATTGCTCGACCGCAGCAGTTCTCATTATGGCCGCATTCCGACCGCGGACGGCGTGGCAGCCGTCCCTCCCGAGTCGATATCCGACGCATTTTCGGGCACTGGGAGGGTCGGGTGCCACCCCGACCGAAAAGGGTGA
- a CDS encoding HD domain-containing protein, whose protein sequence is MALITGSLLDGVHACFRRYADTFRDGDGRLPGPLQLKLDHSRRVAEEMASLAAEMDWPIQDRRAAEVLGLLHDTGRFVQYREQGHFADSAACDHGKLGRRRVAAEGWLEEWPEETGEAILEGIRLHHERRMPPELTGRPRDYTALIRDADKLDIMGIVAGAVERDGFRELPVMLPGLTLDRAPTAAFLDGLFHGDGADLKRAASLGDFLMMQVSWVRG, encoded by the coding sequence ATGGCCCTGATAACCGGCTCGCTGCTCGACGGGGTTCATGCCTGTTTCCGTCGCTACGCGGACACCTTTCGTGACGGCGACGGCCGCCTGCCCGGCCCGCTGCAACTCAAGCTCGACCACAGCCGCCGCGTCGCGGAGGAGATGGCCTCGCTGGCGGCCGAGATGGACTGGCCGATCCAGGATCGCCGGGCCGCGGAGGTGCTCGGTCTGCTGCACGACACGGGACGGTTTGTGCAGTACCGTGAACAGGGCCATTTTGCCGACTCCGCCGCCTGCGATCACGGAAAACTCGGACGGAGGCGAGTCGCCGCGGAGGGATGGCTGGAGGAGTGGCCGGAGGAAACCGGCGAGGCGATCCTCGAAGGCATACGCCTGCATCACGAGCGGCGGATGCCGCCGGAGCTCACGGGCCGCCCTCGGGACTACACCGCGCTGATTCGCGACGCCGACAAGCTGGACATCATGGGAATCGTGGCCGGGGCGGTGGAGCGGGACGGATTCCGCGAACTGCCCGTCATGCTGCCGGGGCTTACGCTCGATCGCGCGCCGACCGCGGCGTTCCTCGACGGGCTCTTTCACGGCGACGGCGCGGACCTGAAACGGGCGGCGTCGCTGGGCGACTTCCTGATGATGCAGGTCTCCTGGGTGCGGGGATAG